From the Priestia koreensis genome, one window contains:
- the fliM gene encoding flagellar motor switch protein FliM, with the protein MAGDVLSQNEIDALLSALSTGEMNAEQLKSEEAQKKVRVYDFKRALRFSKDQLRSLTRIHEHFGRLLTTYLSAQLRTYIQMSVATTDQLPYEEFIRSVPKMTILNVIDVPPLDGKIIMEVNPSIAYAMLDRILGGQGESGANVSSLTEIETRLLTNLFDKAIDSFQEAWEEIASIDPILSDLEINPQFLQVISPNETVVVITLNVQIGDVSGMINICIPHVVLEPIIPKLSVHYWMQSAKKEPTSEEMATLEKKIRFATLPLVAELGKTDISIDDFLQLDVGDVIALNQDIQKPLTIKVGETPKFMGQPGMKGKKLAVQVIEEWRKGESDDE; encoded by the coding sequence ACCGGTGAAATGAACGCAGAACAGTTAAAAAGCGAAGAGGCGCAAAAAAAGGTTCGAGTGTACGATTTTAAGAGGGCCCTCCGCTTTTCCAAAGATCAGCTTCGAAGCTTAACGCGTATTCATGAGCATTTTGGACGACTGTTAACAACGTATCTGTCTGCTCAGCTACGGACATATATTCAAATGTCTGTTGCGACAACGGATCAGCTTCCTTACGAGGAATTTATTCGCTCCGTTCCGAAAATGACGATTTTAAACGTTATTGATGTGCCACCACTTGATGGAAAGATTATCATGGAAGTCAATCCAAGTATTGCTTATGCAATGCTCGATCGCATTTTAGGTGGGCAGGGAGAATCAGGTGCGAATGTGAGTAGCTTAACGGAAATTGAAACGAGATTGCTAACGAATCTCTTTGATAAAGCCATTGATAGCTTTCAAGAAGCATGGGAAGAGATTGCTAGCATTGATCCCATCTTATCTGATCTTGAAATTAACCCTCAATTTTTACAAGTCATCTCACCGAATGAGACGGTCGTGGTGATTACGTTAAACGTTCAGATTGGTGATGTGTCAGGAATGATCAATATTTGTATTCCGCATGTCGTCCTAGAGCCAATTATTCCGAAATTATCTGTTCATTATTGGATGCAGTCGGCCAAAAAAGAACCAACTTCTGAGGAAATGGCTACGCTTGAAAAGAAAATTCGTTTCGCAACGCTCCCTCTAGTAGCGGAGCTAGGGAAAACGGATATTTCAATTGACGATTTCCTGCAGCTTGACGTAGGAGATGTGATTGCGCTAAATCAAGATATTCAAAAACCGTTAACGATTAAAGTAGGGGAGACACCTAAGTTTATGGGGCAACCAGGAATGAAGGGGAAAAAATTAGCCGTACAAGTAATAGAAGAATGGAGAAAGGGGGAATCAGACGATGAGTGA
- the fliY gene encoding flagellar motor switch phosphatase FliY, with amino-acid sequence MSEDNMLTQDEIDALLNGSANDDSSKSSSGEEVNVNEYFSDMELDTLGEIGNISFGSSATALSALLNQKVEITTPSVDLIMRTRLAEEFPKPYVAVEVQYTEGFAGSNLLVIKQSDAAIIADLMLGGNGLAAAMELNEIQISAVQEAMNQMMGSAATSMSSIFQKKIDISPPNLDLLNLLEGEGAHIIPQDDILVRISFRLRVGELIDSSIMQLFSLPFAKSLTKDLLNNDENSVESSYNNTAESSSSTSNSQKTEPEAYVSAMSESYDAHAPVSAPVTSYQEKPKAPPRDVSAATFSSFEPTMNLPEKESRNLDMLLDIPLQVTVELGRTKKTIQEILELAPGSIIELDKLAGEPVDILINNKLIAKGEVVVIEENFGVRVTDIVSRRERINKLR; translated from the coding sequence ATGAGTGAGGATAACATGTTAACACAGGATGAAATAGACGCGTTGTTAAACGGGTCGGCAAACGATGATAGCTCTAAAAGCAGTAGTGGAGAAGAGGTAAATGTGAACGAATATTTCTCCGATATGGAACTTGATACGTTAGGTGAAATTGGAAACATCTCCTTTGGTAGCTCTGCTACAGCTCTATCGGCATTGCTTAATCAAAAGGTCGAGATTACGACGCCAAGTGTTGACTTAATCATGCGTACGAGATTAGCAGAAGAGTTTCCAAAACCATATGTAGCTGTTGAGGTTCAGTATACGGAAGGTTTCGCTGGATCAAACCTTCTTGTTATTAAGCAAAGCGATGCAGCCATTATCGCTGATTTAATGCTTGGAGGCAACGGTCTTGCGGCAGCAATGGAACTAAACGAGATTCAAATTAGTGCCGTGCAAGAGGCGATGAACCAAATGATGGGATCAGCAGCAACGTCGATGTCATCCATCTTTCAAAAGAAAATTGATATTTCGCCGCCCAATTTAGATTTGCTTAATTTATTAGAAGGCGAAGGAGCTCATATCATTCCGCAGGACGATATTTTAGTTCGAATATCGTTTCGACTACGAGTTGGTGAGCTGATTGATTCGTCAATTATGCAACTTTTTTCGCTTCCATTTGCGAAAAGTCTCACAAAAGATTTGTTAAATAATGATGAAAATTCTGTCGAATCTAGTTATAATAATACAGCAGAAAGTTCCAGTTCGACTAGCAATAGCCAAAAAACAGAGCCTGAAGCTTACGTATCTGCAATGAGTGAATCGTATGATGCGCATGCGCCGGTTTCGGCACCAGTAACCTCCTATCAAGAAAAACCAAAAGCTCCACCTCGTGACGTTAGCGCTGCAACATTTTCATCTTTTGAACCAACGATGAATCTACCAGAAAAAGAATCACGTAATTTGGATATGTTGCTCGATATTCCGCTTCAGGTGACGGTAGAGCTTGGGCGAACGAAAAAGACCATTCAAGAAATTTTAGAGCTAGCGCCAGGTTCAATTATTGAATTGGATAAATTAGCGGGGGAACCTGTTGATATATTAATTAACAACAAGCTAATTGCAAAAGGTGAAGTAGTGGTCATTGAAGAGAATTTTGGTGTTCGTGTAACGGATATTGTCAGTCGCCGTGAGCGAATTAATAAACTACGCTAG